In Brachypodium distachyon strain Bd21 chromosome 5, Brachypodium_distachyon_v3.0, whole genome shotgun sequence, the genomic window AAGGGAAACATGGGTAAGAAGAACCCAAGTTCAAGGCCATCTCTGCTGCTGTCTCTCATTTGCTTCTTGTCAGGTTAGGCATTCTCCATATATATTTCTTCACCTCCTCTCACTTTCACCTGTTGCTAAAACCACAACAATTTTACCGCCGCTAcctccttttctttgtttaCCCTTTTTCTTGTCAAGTTTCCTGACAGATTTTTAGAATAGAATGTTTCAGCTGCTGGCCATGTCTGTCCATTTATCTTCAGAATAGATTATGTTTCAGGTTTTCTGACAGATAGCTGGCCATGCCATGTCAATTCATTTTCAGAATAATTTCCACAAGTTTTCCGACAGATAGCTTGTCATTTTCTATTCATTTTGGCTTGGAATTAAATCATTATTCTGTTGTGTCCATGCTGTTCTGTCGTTGACTTGAATTGACTAAATTGCTCCCTGGATGTTGTTGACTAAATCAACAGGTGCAGCTCGGCTTGTGGATTCGGCCCGGGTGTTCACGATCATCAACCAATGCAAGACTGATATCTGGCCGGCGGTGACGCCGAGCGGCGGGGAGAGCTTCGGCGCCAGCGACGGCGGCTTCCTTCTCCGTGCCGGGCAGTCCATGGTGttcacggcgccggcggggtgGGTGGGCCGAGTCTGGGCGCGCACGGGCTGCGActtcgacgccgccggcaacGGGACCTGCGAGACCGGCTCCTGCGGCACCTCGCTCCAttgctccgcctccgcctccgccgcgccgccggcgagcctgGCCGAGTTCACGCTGGCCTCCGTCGACTACTACGACGTCAGCCTCGTCGACGGCTTCAACCTGCCCATGGTGATCACGCCGTCGCTGCCGTCcaacagcagcggcggcggcaatggcagCTGCACGGTGGCGGGGTGCGACGGCGACCTGAGGAAGGACTGCCCGCCGGAGCTGGAGGTGAAGGGGGCGGGGGGGAAGACGGTGGCTTGCCGGAGCGCCTGCGACGTGTTCGGCACGGACGAGTACTGCTGCCGCGGGCAGTACGCGAACCCGGTGACATGCCAGCCAAGCTTCTACTCCAAGAGGTTCAAGGCCGCCTGCCCTGCCGCTTACAGCTATGCTTATGATGATCCCACCAGCATCTTCACCTGCTCCCAGTCCCCTGACTACACCATCGCCTTCTGCTCCAACAGGTAATTACCCATTTCATTTGATTACTCCTCTTGATTTGTCCATGGTTGGTTGATGATTCTTGCTCTTGTTCAAGCCCCTTTTTTTCTGTGTGATTCTTTCTGGGGCTTCCTTGTATTGTACTGAATGTACTGTAAGCAAAGGAAGGAGTACACAAAGTGCCAGTTCCTGAACCTTATCCTCTCTGTCAACCGGCATCTGAATTTTGTCCACGTCAGAAGATCTTGTGGTCAAAGAATCCGATTCTTGACACAGTCATATATGCATCCGTGGCCCATATCCATCTGCAAGCTGTCTATTGATTGAATCCAAAATAAAAACACAAAGCCGTTCCAATCATATACACTGGCGAGAAATTTCTCGCATACTGTCATATTTCTGATTTGACGAGCTTGTGTCAGGTTACATGGCAGTTCTTCAGACTTCAGTGAATGACACTTGATCTCTTACTGACGGTGTGTCTTGTTGCTGTTCTTGTTGTGATCCAGGAAGCAATCCGTGTGCTCGTACCACAACGAACGGCTCGTCTGCAGCGGCTCTGGCAGATCTTGGCCGAGCATTTCCGCCCTGACgcttgtgctgctgctgctgctgctctccaGCTTCCTGCCATTGTAGTTTGCACTTTCAGTGTAGTTAAGGGTTAACTGAAGAACAACCTGACCTGATAtagttcttcctttcttttggggctttttttttcgtttagAAACACAAAGTACAGTACAGGTGATTCATTCATCATCAAATATCTGCACTGTTGCTACCATGTGGATGATATTCTTTGGATAGACAGCATAAGTGaatgtttctttttcctatACTTTTCTAATCATCTGTTCTGGTAAGTGTGAGACAGCATTAGTGCATGAAACGATTCCTGAAAGCCTGGATCTTTCAGTACACCTTTTAAGTAACATTTACCTGCATGAGTGCAGGTGCAGACTGACTAAATAATGCTGCACATACTGTTGCTACTCCTATGTTCTCTGTTATCCAACCTTGATTTCAGTTAACCAATGCTGTGCTTACATACTCCAGCTACTTAGTTTTCCATCATGCACATGGTCGCACCATCTCTTTCTGAACAGTGATTTGTTATCATTGGTACTACTACTCACTATTATGCTTGGCCTGACCAAAGCCAAGCCAGTTTCATGGAAACCAAAATACCAAATGCATGCAGAGGCAGAGCCCTGCTGTtccttggaagttggaaccTTTGCCTAGTGCTtccattttgcaaaaaggcTGCTCAGCACTAGAAATTTGCTATGATCCGTCGCATGTCCTTGTCATGCTTAACTGCTGAAGTTAAGTACAGCAAATTGATTCAGTGAACCGACAGGACATGTTTTTAGAGAAACAGATGGAAGGGACCATGCAAGTAGCACATGTTCCATACCagcaagaaagaaaacaagtagTAAAAGGCTAGAAATTATTTAGAGTGGTCGTCTTTGCAAGGTTGAAAACTAATTACACATAGTAAAAGATTATCTGTAACACAATTAGTTCCCGATTTTTCAAGTGTTGGGTGTCTGACGAAGCGCGTTTTCAGAGTTGATATCTGAGATTCGCATCATTTTCAGAGTATAATCTACTGACACTGGGTATAGATCAGGGAGACATCGACCTTGCATATTGAAGATGCAAAGGAAAGAGTGATGAGCAGAGAAGCTATATACAACAGAGCATGGGTGATGACTGTTAACTGACAGCTTGTGAGTGTGAGTCAGAGAGGGTAAATGGAGAAAAGGATTTGTCAGGTCAGCAAAAGCTTGGGTGAGGCCAGTGTGAGATCCTGAGGACAGATACGCCTGAAGAACAAACAGTCACTTAATTgaccaggaaaagtaaaggaACATTTGGAACAAACATTTTGTTAGTATAATTAAGCAAGCTAGTGAGAGTGATGGTgctgatgcatgcatatccAGGGCAGGATGAGCTGAGATAGCTAAGGAAGAGAGCATGATTGCAGATGGAGCCAAATCACATGCGTTTGAGTACACTCACTGCACTGCATCCATATATTCTCTTCTCCATGACCATGATCCATCACAACCGGACCACATGGAGCTCGATCGATCATGGATCCATGGAGAGACGAATTATTCCTTTCTCCCTGATCCATCCACGTGTCACTCTCATTCACATCCCTAGTATGTCATGATCAAAATTTTAAGATAAGATTAGAGTGCAGCTGGCAAAGAAGTCTCGGAATCAGTGGAAGGTTTGCACCGATATGGGTTTGCAAATGGCGAcatgaaatttgaaacttGAACAAAAGTAGAATTAAGTAGCGTACGTGTAAAGCAGCTTTATACTCACTCGATGATCCGTAGGAGTAGTGGTAGAATGCATATAGTATTTGGGTTTACAGTGTGTTGTGTGGCTTGCGTACTGATCGAGTTATTCTTTGTTCCTTTTGAGATGTATGTACTACACAGCATACCTCGTGCTTCATCCATCCTCTTGTTATTACCACTACTGTATTCCATGGATGATGGATGCATCCATCCCAGGCCGCACTGAAATCCACAACAAATACTGCAGGTTAATTTCTCCCATGTCATTTGTTagaagcaagcaagcagaAGCAGAAAGCGAGGGGAATCCAACCCAAAGGCCAAGAAAGAAAGggagaaaggaaaagagaaaggagcttgcttgcttgcacaGTAGCAGGAAACTTCCCCAGGGAGACATGGCAAAGAAGCATAAAGCCCATGATTCATGAACGACACCTACAGTACATTGTGCTtctccacacacacacacatgtacACTGATAGTAAGCATCTTCTTACTTGTTCTAAGCCTCTGTTGCAAAAGTGTGCGTGTCAAGAAAAATGTACCAGAGGCATTGAGAGAAAGGTGAGGGGTGGCATGATGAGCAAAGTGGAGAAGGAAATTGAGTGCGAGTTAGTGTAAGTGGGGGCACACATGCATCAAATCCCATGCAAATGCATTGCAAAAGGTTACTCCTTTTTTGCAGCAGAGAGGCAGAGACAGACAGAAGAAGCAGATGAGAGACcatggatcatggatggaGGGTTACTCCCAAGAAGAGGAACGCCGCCACCATCCTGTCCTCTCTACTCTGAACTCTGAACCCCTGCTAGCTGCATCGACCAAACACAATGCAATGGCGCGCACTGCCCGGACCTACGTGCCCATAACGCACAGTACATACTATATCTAgatctctgttttcttttgcagatcCATGAACAACAACGTGATGCAGGCTGCAAACTGCCTAGCCTGACGACCCTGCACTGCCATGGCCACTAAACCAGTTAAATGCCCTGGCACAGTGGCACTGCATGCACAATCACTCCCATCTGcagattttttctttctgttttcagATAAAGGAGAGTCGATCAGGTagatacatatacatatatttgtGGACAGTATGTCTTGTCAATGCAATCTGCACGGCCGGCAGATTACTTGCTCGATCACAACAagagattttcttttcctcctgtTTAATTAACTACCGGGTTTAAATTACTtgctcacaagtcacaacagAAGCTCTCATCGCAGTAGAAACAAACTGAAACTGAACCTGAACCTGAACCGAGACTGTACTCTTGGACAGAATGCATACAAAATGCTACTACTGGTGTACTACGCAAGTAAAGGGAATTTGGAGTCGTCATGGATGAGCAGTACCATGTAGCTTAGGCATGGGTCTATATTCACCACGAGAAGATCGATCGATGAGGAATATGTTCTCTTCTCTCCATGGATGGATCCATCTCCTGCATGGAGATCTGTACTAGTATTATCATAACATGTGCATTCAGTTCAGTGTCAGATATTAAACACACACAAGATAGGAGTAGTTAACTAACAGTGACCCTGcctttatttt contains:
- the LOC100834756 gene encoding pathogenesis-related protein 5 isoform X1, producing the protein MGLGLISGSHSSSCRKGNMGKKNPSSRPSLLLSLICFLSGAARLVDSARVFTIINQCKTDIWPAVTPSGGESFGASDGGFLLRAGQSMVFTAPAGWVGRVWARTGCDFDAAGNGTCETGSCGTSLHCSASASAAPPASLAEFTLASVDYYDVSLVDGFNLPMVITPSLPSNSSGGGNGSCTVAGCDGDLRKDCPPELEVKGAGGKTVACRSACDVFGTDEYCCRGQYANPVTCQPSFYSKRFKAACPAAYSYAYDDPTSIFTCSQSPDYTIAFCSNRKQSVCSYHNERLVCSGSGRSWPSISALTLVLLLLLLSSFLPL
- the LOC100834756 gene encoding pathogenesis-related protein 5 isoform X2: MGKKNPSSRPSLLLSLICFLSGAARLVDSARVFTIINQCKTDIWPAVTPSGGESFGASDGGFLLRAGQSMVFTAPAGWVGRVWARTGCDFDAAGNGTCETGSCGTSLHCSASASAAPPASLAEFTLASVDYYDVSLVDGFNLPMVITPSLPSNSSGGGNGSCTVAGCDGDLRKDCPPELEVKGAGGKTVACRSACDVFGTDEYCCRGQYANPVTCQPSFYSKRFKAACPAAYSYAYDDPTSIFTCSQSPDYTIAFCSNRKQSVCSYHNERLVCSGSGRSWPSISALTLVLLLLLLSSFLPL
- the LOC100834756 gene encoding thaumatin-like protein 1b isoform X3, producing MVFTAPAGWVGRVWARTGCDFDAAGNGTCETGSCGTSLHCSASASAAPPASLAEFTLASVDYYDVSLVDGFNLPMVITPSLPSNSSGGGNGSCTVAGCDGDLRKDCPPELEVKGAGGKTVACRSACDVFGTDEYCCRGQYANPVTCQPSFYSKRFKAACPAAYSYAYDDPTSIFTCSQSPDYTIAFCSNRKQSVCSYHNERLVCSGSGRSWPSISALTLVLLLLLLSSFLPL